In Oryza sativa Japonica Group chromosome 11, ASM3414082v1, the following are encoded in one genomic region:
- the LOC136353987 gene encoding disease resistance protein RGA4-like: protein MGKLFMVLENQYNKHKVLEQEISSLQQEFRMIAAVMDDQLLSMGRSEARTSVAWLHNEEMLDLEHDIEDCVDRFMHLLTCKHHRGGVRQMAHEVKIRSSFSEEIQKLRRRLSEVRQ, encoded by the coding sequence ATGGGGAAGCTGTTCATGGTGCTGGAGAACCAGTACAACAAGCACAAGGTCCTCGAGCAAGAAATCAGCTCCCTCCAGCAAGAGTTCCGCATGATTGCCGCCGTCATGGACGACCAGCTCCTTTCTATGGGCAGGAGCGAAGCACGCACATCTGTTGCATGGCTGCACAACGAGGAGATGCTCGATCTTGAGCATGACATTGAGGACTGCGTCGACCGTTTCATGCACCTCCTCACCTGCAAGCATCATCGTGGTGGGGTGCGCCAGATGGCACATGAGGTAAAGATCCGCTCGAGCTTCAGTGAAGAGATCCAGAAGCTCAGGAGGCGCCTCAGTGAGGTGCGCCAGTGA
- the LOC4351133 gene encoding disease resistance protein RGA4-like, producing MEELLSLLDEVEGEPKQLRVTSIVGFSGLGKTTLAKAVYDSPHAKDKFCLRAWITADGSPETSNWMKEILRGVLQQVRPGDAMDVDGQHLEASLKEYLKDKRYLIIIDDIRMDQWRIISSAFENNGTGSRILLTTTIQSVTNRCSHGNGYVYQMNTLGKEDSEELAFSVLRSPELENHSESLLGKCDGLPLALVSVSDYLKSSTEATGELCAKLCRDLGSHLTGNHGHDNFSELRKVLLGNYDSFSGSALSCLLYLGIFPNNHPLRKKVLIRRWLAEGNARSDDPWRSEEDTADDNFSNLIDQNIIQPVDTRNNSEVKTCKTHGIMHEFLLNRSLAKRFITTSPHDPRVGINTTNSRHLSVDAAKQTKCMASDEELSRVRSLTIFGDAGDAISYLHKCNLIRVLDLQECSDLNDNHLKRICVLSPWHLKYLNLGGNISELPRSIEGLHCLETLDLRETEIKFLPIEGIMLPHLAHLFGKFMLHKDDLNNVKKISKLLKLFSSNKSNLQTLAGFITDGRKGFLQLIGHMKKLRKVKIWCRHVEGSSNYIADLSKAIQEFTKAPIDMDRVRSLSIDSEEYCEKFLSSLDLEPCSEYSKYHLSSLKIHGKLLRLPPFFSSLSGLIDLCITPATLTQDHLSALINLNRLLYLKLIADKLENLEIKHEALLSLRRLCFVVKSVALAQPKIEQGALPNLVSLQLLCQGLVGLSGIEIRHLKNLKEVTIDSGVTAQTRQDWEQAAKNHPNRPRVLLLGKVDPVESEEPGRPCAIRGRGKSSIGQESSEDGSDSSLKRMRLAEPSSSSQLQVTGHPHPVVVAATEAASQPSMANL from the exons ATGGAGGAGCTCCTCTCGCTGCTAGATGAAGTGGAGGGCGAGCCAAAGCAGTTGAGGGTGACCTCCATCGTGGGGTTCAGTGGCTTGGGGAAGACCACCCTCGCCAAGGCGGTCTACGATAGCCCTCATGCAAAGGATAAATTCTGCCTCCGTGCGTGGATCACCGCTGATGGCTCACCGGAAACGAGCAATTGGATGAAGGAGATCCTGCGCGGTGTACTCCAGCAAGTGCGTCCCGGCGATGCCATGGATGTCGATGGCCAGCATCTTGAAGCCTCGCTCAAGGAGTACCTCAAGGACAAGAG GTATTTAATTATCATCGATGACATCAGGATGGATCAATGGAGGATCATAAGTTCAGCCTTTGAAAATAATGGTACAGGCAGCAGGATATTACTTACCACAACTATTCAGTCAGTAACTAATAGGTGCAGCCATGGCAATGGTTATGTGTATCAAATGAACACACTTGGTAAAGAAGACTCTGAGGAACTAGCTTTTTCAGTGCTTAGATCACCTGAGTTGGAGAACCATTCAGAATCATTACTAGGGAAATGTGATGGTCTTCCTCTTGCTCTGGTCAGTGTCTCTGATTATCTGAAGAGCTCAACTGAGGCAACGGGAGAGTTGTGTGCAAAGCTATGCCGTGATCTGGGTTCTCATCTGACAGGAAACCATGGCCATGACAACTTTTCAGAACTCAGGAAGGTGCTTCTTGGCAACTATGACAGTTTTTCCGGCTCTGCTCTGAGTTGCTTGCTGTATCTTGGTATATTCCCAAACAATCATCCTCTCAGGAAGAAAGTTCTAATCCGGCGGTGGTTAGCTGAAGGAAACGCAAGAAGTGATGACCCTTGGCGCAGTGAAGAGGACACTGCAGATGACAATTTCAGTAACCTTATTGACCAGAATATCATTCAGCCAGTTGACACAAGAAACAATTCTGAAGTGAAGACGTGCAAAACTCATGGAATTATGCATGAATTTTTGCTGAACAGGTCCTTGGCCAAGAGATTCATCACGACATCACCGCATGATCCAAGAGTTGGAATCAATACTACCAATTCACGCCACCTTTCTGTTGATGCTGCTAAACAGACAAAATGCATGGCATCTGACGAGGAATTATCTCGAGTCCGATCTCTGACAATCTTTGGGGATGCAGGTGATGCAATTTCTTATCTTCACAAGTGCAATCTGATACGAGTCTTGGATCTACAAGAATGCAGTGATTTGAACGATAATCATCTGAAACGCATATGTGTACTGTCACCGTGGCATCTGAAATACCTGAACCTTGGGGGCAATATCAGTGAGCTTCCAAGGAGTATTGAAGGGCTGCATTGTTTAGAGACACTGGATTTAAGGGAAACAGAGATAAAGTTTTTGCCCATTGAAGGTATCATGCTGCCCCACTTAGCTCACTTGTTTGGAAAGTTTATGCTTCACAAAGATGATCTGAACAATGTGAAGAAGATAAGTAAACTATTAAAATTGTTTTCATCAAATAAAAGCAACTTGCAAACTTTAGCAGGATTTATCACTGACGGGAGGAAAGGATTTCTTCAACTTATTGGTCATATGAAAAAACTGAGGAAGGTTAAGATATGGTGCAGGCATGTTGAAGGTAGCAGTAATTACATTGCTGATCTTTCAAAGGCCATTCAGGAATTTACCAAGGCTCCCATTGACATGGACAGAGTCCGTTCTCTCTCAATTGATTCCGAAGAATACTGTGAAAAATTCCTAAGTTCACTTGATTTGGAGCCATGCTCTGAATATTCGAAATACCATCTAAGTTCACTAAAGATACATGGCAAGTTACTCCGGTTGCCTCCATTTTTTAGTTCTTTGTCAGGTCTCATTGATCTGTGTATTACACCAGCTACTCTGACACAAGATCATCTATCAGCACTGATAAATCTGAACAGACTGCTGTACCTCAAACTGATTGCTGACAAGCTCGAGAATTTAGAGATAAAACATGAAGCACTACTGAGCCTGAGACGCCTGTGCTTTGTGGTGAAAAGTGTGGCGTTAGCGCAGCCAAAAATCGAGCAAGGAGCTCTACCAAACCTTGTTTCACTTCAGCTGCTCTGTCAAGGACTAGTTGGTCTTTCCGGCATCGAGATCAGACACCTGAAAAATCTCAAGGAAGTTACGATTGACTCTGGAGTGACTGCGCAAACAAGGCAAGATTGGGAACAAGCTGCAAAGAACCACCCTAACAGGCCTAGAGTTTTGTTGCTCGGAAAGGTTGATCCAGTGGAAAGCGAGGAACCGGGAAGA